In Mycobacterium gallinarum, a single window of DNA contains:
- a CDS encoding AAA family ATPase, which translates to MLKTIAIRGYRSLRDVVLPLAGLTVVTGANGTGKSSLYRSLRLLADCGRGEVIGSLAAEGGLESVLWAGPEQLGGAKRTGRVEGTARTRPVSLELGFASDDFGYLVDLGLPQMAGHRSLFARDPEIKREAVFVGPVMRSGSTLVRRTREYAEASSESGRGFDKLTQALPAYRSVLAEYAHPGAHPELAAVRDRLRNWRFYDGFRVDATAPSRLRQVGTRTPVLADDGSDLAAAIQTIIEAGFDDLHRAVAEAFDGAAVSVAVHDGLFDLQLQQQGMLRPLRAAELSDGTLRFLLWAAALLSPQPPSLMVLNEPETSLHPDLVRPLASLIRAAADATQVIVVTHSTALLDHLGAVGNADSGGDAIQLELRKDLGETCVEGLTMLTAPAWEWGKR; encoded by the coding sequence ATGCTGAAAACGATCGCGATCCGCGGGTACCGGTCGTTGCGTGATGTGGTGCTGCCGCTGGCCGGGCTGACGGTCGTCACCGGCGCCAACGGTACGGGCAAATCGTCTCTGTATCGGTCGCTTCGACTGCTCGCGGACTGCGGCCGCGGCGAGGTGATCGGCTCATTGGCGGCAGAGGGTGGCCTGGAGTCGGTGTTGTGGGCGGGTCCGGAACAACTCGGCGGCGCCAAGCGCACCGGACGGGTCGAGGGCACGGCGCGAACCCGACCCGTCTCGCTCGAGCTGGGATTCGCGTCCGATGACTTCGGCTATCTGGTCGACCTCGGGCTGCCTCAGATGGCGGGTCATCGGTCGTTGTTCGCCCGCGACCCCGAGATCAAGCGCGAGGCAGTGTTCGTCGGACCCGTGATGCGGTCCGGTTCGACGCTGGTGCGCCGCACCCGCGAATACGCCGAGGCGAGTTCGGAATCGGGCCGCGGCTTCGACAAACTCACCCAAGCGCTTCCGGCATACCGCAGCGTCCTCGCCGAGTACGCCCATCCCGGCGCACATCCGGAGCTCGCCGCGGTACGCGACCGGCTGCGCAATTGGCGGTTCTACGACGGCTTCCGGGTGGATGCGACGGCGCCGTCGCGGCTACGCCAGGTGGGTACCAGGACACCGGTGCTCGCCGATGACGGCAGCGATCTGGCGGCCGCTATCCAGACGATCATCGAAGCGGGCTTCGACGATCTGCATCGCGCCGTCGCCGAAGCGTTCGACGGCGCCGCCGTGTCCGTCGCCGTGCACGACGGGCTGTTTGACCTTCAACTGCAGCAGCAGGGCATGCTGCGTCCACTGCGCGCCGCTGAATTATCCGACGGCACACTGCGTTTCCTGCTGTGGGCCGCCGCGCTGCTGAGCCCCCAACCACCGTCACTCATGGTCCTCAACGAGCCGGAGACGTCCCTGCACCCCGACCTGGTCCGCCCGCTCGCGTCGCTGATCCGCGCAGCGGCCGACGCGACGCAGGTCATCGTCGTCACGCATTCGACGGCGCTGCTGGATCACCTAGGCGCAGTTGGGAATGCCGACTCCGGCGGCGACGCGATCCAGCTCGAGTTGCGCAAGGATCTCGGCGAGACATGTGTCGAGGGCCTGACCATGCTCACGGCCCCGGCGTGGGAGTGGGGTAAGCGCTAA
- a CDS encoding DNA polymerase IV: MSPRWVLHVDLDQFQAAVEVRRNPELAGLPVIVGGNGDPNEPRKVVTCASYPARAFGVHAGMPLRTAARKCPDATFLPLDTDAYDEASEEVMGLLRDFGHPVEVWGWDEAYVGADESTDPFQLAEQIREVVAAGTGLSCSVGISDNKQRAKVATGIGKPAGIFSLTEDNWMAVMGDREVDALWGVGPKTAKKLAGMGITTVADLAATDAQLLTSTFGPTTGLWILLLAKGGGDTEVSAQPWVPRSRSHVITFPEDLTDPAEIDAAVVKLARTTLAEIIDQDRVVTRVSVTVRTKTFFTRTKIRKLPSAGNDEQTIVTTALELLHQFELDRPIRLLGVRLELAAPAGGY; this comes from the coding sequence ATGAGTCCCCGCTGGGTTCTGCACGTCGACCTCGATCAGTTCCAGGCCGCGGTCGAGGTCCGACGGAACCCTGAGCTCGCCGGACTGCCGGTCATCGTCGGCGGCAACGGTGATCCGAACGAGCCCAGGAAGGTCGTCACCTGCGCGTCGTATCCGGCGCGGGCGTTCGGCGTGCACGCCGGGATGCCGCTTCGCACCGCGGCGCGCAAGTGCCCCGACGCGACGTTCCTGCCGCTGGACACCGACGCCTATGACGAGGCCTCCGAAGAGGTGATGGGCCTGCTGCGCGACTTCGGCCATCCTGTCGAGGTGTGGGGTTGGGACGAGGCGTACGTCGGGGCCGATGAGTCCACCGATCCGTTCCAACTCGCCGAGCAGATTCGTGAGGTCGTGGCCGCGGGCACCGGGTTGTCGTGTTCGGTCGGCATCAGCGACAACAAGCAGCGCGCCAAGGTCGCAACCGGTATCGGCAAGCCGGCGGGAATCTTCTCGCTGACGGAGGACAACTGGATGGCGGTGATGGGCGACCGAGAGGTCGACGCGCTCTGGGGGGTCGGTCCCAAGACGGCGAAAAAGCTTGCGGGTATGGGTATCACCACAGTTGCAGACCTGGCCGCCACCGACGCGCAACTGTTGACGTCGACCTTCGGTCCGACGACCGGGCTTTGGATTCTGTTGCTGGCCAAGGGTGGCGGCGACACCGAGGTGAGTGCGCAACCATGGGTTCCGCGCTCACGCAGCCATGTGATCACCTTCCCCGAGGACCTGACCGACCCCGCTGAGATCGATGCGGCGGTGGTGAAACTCGCGAGGACGACACTCGCCGAAATCATCGACCAGGACCGGGTCGTCACACGGGTTTCGGTGACGGTGCGCACCAAGACGTTCTTCACCCGCACCAAGATTCGCAAGCTGCCGTCGGCGGGTAACGACGAACAGACGATTGTCACCACCGCGCTGGAACTGCTGCACCAGTTCGAACTGGACCGCCCGATACGACTGCTCGGTGTGCGACTGGAACTCGCGGCGCCCGCCGGCGGGTACTGA
- a CDS encoding TetR/AcrR family transcriptional regulator — MPPHALPISDEAPQERGDAARNRTLLLDAARRLISERGADAVTTDDIATAAGVGKGTLFRRFGSRAGLMIVLLDEDEKVQQQAFLFGPPPLGPGAPPLERLIAFGRARLKFVKAHQALLSDANRDPQMRFSAPATLHQRHITVLLEEADTTGDLDAQATALLALLDADYVHHQLTEGGQTLRRLGDAWETLARKVCGT; from the coding sequence ATGCCCCCGCACGCGTTGCCGATCTCCGACGAGGCGCCGCAGGAGCGGGGCGACGCCGCTCGTAATCGCACGTTATTGCTGGACGCCGCGCGCCGGCTCATCTCCGAACGCGGTGCCGACGCGGTCACCACCGACGACATCGCCACCGCCGCAGGTGTGGGCAAGGGCACACTGTTCCGCCGCTTTGGCAGCCGCGCGGGTCTGATGATCGTCCTGCTCGACGAGGACGAGAAGGTCCAGCAGCAGGCCTTTCTGTTCGGGCCGCCTCCACTTGGCCCCGGTGCGCCGCCGCTGGAACGGCTGATCGCGTTCGGGCGCGCCAGGCTGAAGTTCGTCAAAGCCCATCAGGCGCTGCTGTCGGACGCCAACAGGGACCCGCAGATGCGCTTCAGCGCCCCGGCCACGCTCCATCAACGGCACATCACGGTGCTGCTTGAAGAGGCGGACACCACCGGGGACCTCGACGCTCAGGCCACTGCCCTGCTCGCGCTGCTGGACGCCGACTACGTGCACCACCAGCTCACCGAGGGTGGTCAGACACTGAGGCGTCTTGGTGACGCGTGGGAGACCTTGGCGCGCAAGGTCTGCGGCACCTGA
- a CDS encoding NADPH-dependent FMN reductase, translating to MSDIKVLVLVGSLRAASVNRQLAELAIESAPDGVRLETFDRLGELPFYNEDIDNADVAEPVVALRQAAADADAALVVTPEYNGSIPGVLKNAIDWLSRPFGDSALKGKPLAVVGASLGQYGGVWAHDETRKSFGIAGPRVIEDLTLSVRSTAFDGKHPRENTEVAEQLRDIVGKLAAEVG from the coding sequence ATGTCGGACATCAAGGTGCTCGTACTGGTCGGCAGCCTGCGTGCGGCGTCTGTCAATCGGCAGCTCGCCGAACTCGCCATCGAATCGGCTCCAGACGGTGTGCGGCTGGAGACTTTCGACCGGCTGGGGGAGTTGCCCTTCTACAACGAGGACATCGACAACGCCGATGTCGCCGAACCGGTAGTCGCGTTACGGCAGGCCGCCGCCGACGCTGACGCCGCCCTGGTCGTCACACCCGAGTACAACGGCAGCATTCCGGGCGTGCTGAAGAACGCGATCGACTGGCTGTCGCGGCCGTTCGGTGACAGCGCGCTCAAAGGCAAGCCGCTGGCGGTCGTGGGTGCCTCCCTCGGCCAGTACGGCGGGGTGTGGGCCCACGACGAAACGCGCAAGTCGTTCGGCATTGCGGGACCGCGCGTCATCGAGGACCTGACTCTGTCAGTGCGATCCACGGCATTCGACGGCAAGCATCCCCGTGAGAACACCGAGGTTGCCGAACAATTGCGCGACATCGTGGGCAAGCTGGCCGCCGAAGTCGGCTGA